The Benincasa hispida cultivar B227 chromosome 11, ASM972705v1, whole genome shotgun sequence genome has a segment encoding these proteins:
- the LOC120089688 gene encoding UNC93-like protein 3, producing MDPVDEEARLLVNNAPIPAPVNHARDVHVLSFAFLLIFLAYGAAQNLESTVNTEEDLGTTSLGILYLSFTFFSLVASLVVRALGTKNALILGTTGYWLFIAANLKPTWFTMVPASMYLGFAASIIWVGQGTYLTSIARNHARKNGLHEGTVIGNFNGEFWGVFASHQVIGNIISLVVLKDETGGRTNGTTVLFIIFLCIVTLGIALMWFLRKEESKKEEPSLYSSSLRVSILSLSKSVVAPLADVRMILAIPLIAYSGLQAAFVWAKFTKQVVTPSLGVSGVGGAMAVYGASDAICSLVAGRLTSGLPSITFLVSGGAVSQAIVFIWLLLGQSETLGVVYLLLISAVLGIGDGVFNTQLNALFGILFKHDTEGAFAQLKVWQSATISVVFFFSPYISMHTMLVIILSVLCLSYVGFLILTVWVEKSFSSRL from the exons ATGGATCCTGTAGACGAAGAGGCGCGATTGCTAGTTAATAACGCGCCAATTCCAGCACCAGTGAATCATGCGAGAGATGTTCATGTTTTGAGCTTTGCTTTTCTGTTAATTTTTCTTGCTTATGGAGCTGCGCAGAATTTGGAGAGTACTGTTAATACT GAGGAGGATCTTGGGACTACCTCGCTTGGGATATTGTATTTATCTTTCACGTTTTTCTCTCTGGTGGCTTCTTTGGTGGTTCGAGCATTGGGGACTAAGAATGCTTTGATTCTTGGGACTACTGGTTATTGGTTGTTCATTGCTGCAAATTTGAAGCCAACTTG GTTTACAATGGTTCCAGCTTCTATGTACCTTGGTTTTGCTGCTTCAATAATATGGGTTGGACAG GGTACATATCTCACTTCAATTGCACGTAATCATGCAAGAAAGAATGGCTTACATGAAGGAACTGTTATTGGCAATTTCAATGGAGAATTTTGGGGAGTATTTGCAAGTCACCAG GTCATTGGAAATATTATCTCTCTCGTTGTGCTGAAGGACGAAACA GGTGGAAGAACCAATGGCACAACTGTATTGTTCATTATCTTCCTTTGCATTGTTACGTTAGGTATTGCACTTATGTGGTTCTTAAGGAAGGAAGAAAGTAAAAAGGAAGAACCATCATTGTACTCGTCCAGCCTACGTGTTTCTATATTGTCTCTGTCAAAGTCGGTAGTTGCTCCATTGGCTGATGTAAGAATGATCTTGGCCATTCCTCTGATTGCATATTCAGGACTACAAGCGGCATTCGTATG GGCCAAGTTCACAAAACAAGTTGTCACACCGTCACTTGGTGTGTCAGGGGTTGGTGGTGCAATGGCAGTTTATGGGGCCTCTGATGCAATT TGCTCATTGGTTGCTGGTCGTCTTACATCTGGTCTcccatcaatcactttcttAGTATCTGGTGGAGCTGTGAGTCAAGCTATTGTTTTTATTTGGCTTCTACTGGGACAGAG TGAAACACTTGGTGTTGTATATCTGCTTCTTATATCTGCCGTACTGGGAATTGGTGATGGAGTTTTTAACACACAATTGAATGCTCTGTTCGGAATACTTTTCAAACATGATACG GAAGGAGCGTTCGCCCAACTAAAGGTCTGGCAGAGCGCGACTATTTCGGTCGTCTTCTTTTTCAGTCCATACATTTCAATGCACACAATGCTGGTGATTATACTCTCTGTTCTCTGCCTCTCATATGTTGGTTTTCTGATTTTAACTGTTTGGGTAGAGAAAtcattctcttcaagattgtaa
- the LOC120089798 gene encoding short-chain dehydrogenase TIC 32 B, chloroplastic-like gives MSIISLITGWPGPSGFGSASTAEDVTQGIDATGLTAIVTGGASGIGLETVRVLAKRKVHVIIGARNLEAANKAKLQLLGENPSAKLDVLKLDLSSIKSTREFAENFIALNLPLNILINNAGVMFCPFQLSEDGIEMQFATNHLGHFLLTNLLLEKMKNTAKSTGIEGRIVNLSSIAHAHTYGGGIRFNKINEKNGYSDKRAYGQSKLANILHIKELTRQFQEEGVNITANAVHPGLIMTPLMRHSMLLMRLLQAFTFFIWKNVPQGASTTCYVALHPNLKGVSGKYFLDNNEKQPSSYARDKKLAKKLWDFSKDLISSMSKV, from the exons ATGTCCATCATTTCCCTAATAACTGGATGGCCGGGGCCCAGCGGCTTCGGCTCGGCCTCCACGGCAGAGGACGTCACCCAAGGGATCGACGCCACCGGCCTTACCGCCATTGTCACCG GAGGAGCGAGCGGAATTGGATTAGAAACGGTAAGAGTTTTGGCGAAGCGAAAGGTGCATGTGATTATAGgtgcaagaaatttagaggcaGCAAATAAAGCAAAACTACAACTACTTGGAGAAAATCCATCAGCTAAATTGGATGTTCTTAAACTTGACCTTTCATCCATCAAGTCCACTAGAGAATTTGCTGAAAATTTCATTGCTCTTAATCTCCCTCTCAACATTTTAAT AAATAATGCTGGTGTTATGTTTTGCCCATTTCAACTTTCTGAAGATGGAATAGAGATGCAATTTGCCACCAACCATCTTg GGCATTTTCTGTTGACAAATCTTCTTCTTGAGAAAATGAAGAACACTGCAAAAAGCACAGGAATCGAGGGTAGAATTGTCAATTTGTCATCTATAGCCCATGCCCATACTTATGGAGGTGGAATTCGCTTCAATAAAATCAATGAAAAGAATgg GTATTCTGATAAAAGAGCATATGGGCAATCAAAATTAGCCAACATTTTACATATCAAGGAGCTCACTCGTCAATTTCAA GAAGAGGGTGTGAACATAACGGCAAACGCGGTGCATCCAGGATTAATAATGACGCCTCTTATGAGGCATTCTATGCTTCTAATGC GGCTTTTGCAGGCTTTCACCTTCTTTATCTGGAAGAATGTCCCTCAG ggGGCATCTACGACATGCTACGTGGCGCTCCACCCGAATTTGAAGGGAGTGAGCGGGAAATATTTTTTGGACAACAACGAGAAGCAACCGAGCTCCTATGCTAGAGACAAAAAACTTGCAAAGAAACTTTGGGACTTCAGCAAGGACTTGATAAGTTCAATGTCTAAAGTATGA